A single window of Desulfovibrio sp. G11 DNA harbors:
- the rpoC gene encoding DNA-directed RNA polymerase subunit beta', with protein MSLDDLFTARGTSANVTNIRNLKAIQISIASPEAIREWSYGEVKKPETINYRTFKPERDGLFCAKIFGPVKDYECNCGKYKRMKHRGIVCEKCGVEVIASKVRRERMGHIELAAPVAHIWFLKTLPSKIGTLLDMTMADLEKVLYFDSYIVLDPGQTNLQKRQVISEDQYLQILDHYGSDEVLTVGMGAEAVRSLLEELELEKLRTELREEGEATKSQTKKKKLTKRLKIVEAFLESDNKPEWMIMEVIPVIPPELRPLVPLDGGRFATSDLNDLYRRVINRNNRLKRLMELGAPEIIIRNEKRMLQEAVDALFDNGRRGRAIAGTNGRPLKSLSDMIKGKQGRFRQNLLGKRVDYSGRSVITVGPYLKLHQCGLPKKMALELFKPFIYSELEKRGHASTIKSAKKMVEREELVVWDILSEVVREYPILLNRAPTLHRLGIQAFEPLLVEGKAIRLHPLVCSAYNADFDGDQMAVHIPLSVEAQIECRVLMMSTNNILSPANGGPVIVPSQDIVLGLYYMTVERSFEKGEGMSFCAPWEVESAYDGGMVSLHARVKVRMPDGHTYDTTPGRVLVSDILPEKLSFDHVNCVLTKKNIARLVGAAYGQCGIKATVILCDKLKDMGYEFATRAGVTIGVKDLTIPDRKKDILATSQAEVDDIEHQYRDGIITRTEKYNKVVDVWTKATQDVSTEMIKEISYDVLTDPKTGKQEKNQSFNPIFMMSNSGARGNQDQMRQLAGMRGLMAKPSGEIIETPITSSFREGLSVLQYFTSTHGARKGLADTALKTANSGYLTRRLVDVVQDVIVAEHDCGTVDGIELTHLKDGGDVKTPLSERIIGRVLLYPVHDPDAPEEILLPENTIISEKEAQIISDKGISSVTVRSPLTCQAERGICALCYGRDLGRGHLVNTGETVGIIAAQSIGEPGTQLTMRTFHIGGTASSTIEKNKFEALNAGRVILNRVKAVTNKDGVHLVLGKSGQLTIVDAQGREREKYILPNGARLLVHDGQEVVKGTVMAEWDPFNEPFVCEEEGTLRFTDIIDGKTVQEKVDDITRQASLTIMEYRTTNFRPAISICDDNGNVKKRSHGGAAAIYSLPVGSIIMVKDGEHIQAGDIIARKPRETAKTKDIVGGLPRVAELFEVRKPKDMAVVSEISGTVTYAGESKGKRKLVVTPEIGEAKEYLVPKGKHITAADGDFVEAGDPLTEGYPELHDILRTKGEKYLARYLVDEIQEVYRFQGVGIDDKHIEVIVRQMLKKVTILDTGGTSFLVGEQVDKGEFKHENQKAIAEGRQPATAEPLVLGITQASLTTSSFISAASFQETTKVLTEASLKGKMDYLRGLKENVIVGRLIPAGTGYREYVNGEIMVPDQKERPDKFLEELEENPILVDLNS; from the coding sequence ATGAGCCTGGACGATCTTTTCACCGCTCGCGGCACGTCGGCCAACGTGACCAACATCCGCAATCTGAAAGCCATCCAGATTTCCATTGCCTCTCCTGAAGCCATCCGCGAATGGTCCTATGGCGAGGTAAAAAAGCCGGAAACCATCAACTACCGTACCTTCAAGCCTGAGCGCGACGGCCTTTTCTGCGCCAAGATCTTCGGCCCCGTGAAGGACTATGAGTGCAACTGCGGCAAGTACAAGCGCATGAAGCACCGCGGCATTGTCTGCGAAAAATGCGGAGTTGAAGTCATTGCGTCCAAGGTGCGTCGCGAGCGCATGGGGCACATTGAACTGGCCGCGCCCGTAGCCCACATCTGGTTTTTGAAGACCCTGCCTTCCAAGATCGGCACCCTGCTGGACATGACCATGGCCGATCTGGAAAAGGTGCTGTACTTTGACTCTTACATTGTGCTCGACCCGGGCCAGACCAACCTGCAGAAACGCCAGGTCATTTCCGAAGACCAGTATTTGCAGATTCTGGACCACTACGGCAGCGATGAAGTGCTGACCGTGGGCATGGGTGCTGAAGCCGTGCGCAGCCTGCTGGAAGAACTGGAGCTTGAAAAGCTGCGTACCGAACTGCGCGAAGAAGGCGAGGCCACCAAAAGCCAGACCAAGAAGAAAAAGCTTACCAAGCGTCTCAAGATTGTTGAGGCTTTTCTTGAGTCGGACAACAAGCCCGAATGGATGATTATGGAAGTTATTCCTGTCATCCCGCCGGAGCTGCGTCCGCTCGTGCCGCTGGACGGCGGGCGTTTCGCCACCTCCGACCTCAACGATCTGTACCGCCGCGTCATCAACCGTAACAACCGCTTGAAGCGGCTTATGGAGCTTGGCGCGCCGGAAATCATCATCCGCAACGAAAAGCGCATGCTGCAGGAAGCGGTGGACGCCCTCTTTGACAACGGCCGCCGCGGCCGCGCCATTGCAGGAACCAACGGCCGTCCCCTCAAGTCCCTTTCGGACATGATCAAGGGCAAGCAGGGCCGTTTCCGCCAGAACCTGCTGGGCAAGCGCGTGGACTATTCCGGGCGTTCGGTCATTACCGTCGGCCCTTACCTCAAGCTGCACCAGTGCGGTCTGCCCAAGAAGATGGCGCTTGAACTCTTCAAGCCCTTCATCTATTCGGAGCTGGAAAAACGCGGTCATGCCTCCACTATCAAAAGCGCCAAAAAAATGGTGGAGCGCGAAGAGCTGGTTGTCTGGGACATCCTGTCAGAAGTGGTGCGCGAATACCCTATTCTTCTCAACCGCGCCCCGACCCTGCACCGCCTCGGCATTCAGGCTTTCGAACCGCTGTTGGTCGAAGGCAAGGCCATCCGTCTGCACCCGCTGGTCTGCTCCGCATACAACGCGGACTTTGACGGCGACCAGATGGCTGTACATATTCCCCTGTCTGTAGAAGCGCAGATCGAATGCCGCGTGCTCATGATGAGCACCAACAACATTCTTTCACCCGCCAACGGCGGCCCTGTTATCGTGCCTTCGCAGGATATCGTGCTTGGCCTCTACTATATGACGGTGGAACGCAGCTTTGAAAAGGGCGAGGGCATGAGCTTCTGCGCCCCGTGGGAAGTGGAAAGCGCCTATGACGGCGGCATGGTTTCGCTGCACGCACGCGTCAAGGTGCGCATGCCTGACGGGCATACCTACGACACCACGCCCGGCCGTGTGCTTGTGAGCGACATTCTCCCGGAAAAGCTGTCTTTTGACCATGTCAACTGCGTGCTGACCAAGAAGAATATCGCCCGCCTTGTGGGCGCGGCCTACGGCCAGTGCGGCATCAAGGCCACGGTCATTCTTTGCGACAAGCTCAAGGATATGGGCTACGAGTTCGCCACCCGCGCCGGTGTGACCATCGGCGTCAAGGACCTGACCATTCCCGACCGCAAGAAAGACATTCTTGCCACGTCCCAGGCCGAAGTGGACGACATCGAACACCAGTATCGTGACGGTATCATCACCCGTACTGAAAAGTACAACAAGGTGGTGGACGTGTGGACCAAGGCCACGCAGGACGTTTCCACGGAAATGATCAAGGAAATCTCCTACGATGTGCTCACTGATCCCAAAACCGGCAAGCAGGAAAAGAACCAGAGCTTCAACCCCATCTTCATGATGTCCAACTCCGGCGCGCGAGGCAACCAGGACCAGATGCGCCAGCTTGCGGGCATGCGCGGCCTTATGGCCAAGCCTTCGGGTGAAATTATTGAAACGCCCATCACCTCCTCCTTCCGTGAGGGGCTGTCGGTGTTGCAGTACTTCACCTCCACACACGGCGCGCGTAAAGGTCTGGCGGACACGGCCCTCAAAACGGCCAACTCCGGTTACCTCACCCGCCGCCTGGTGGACGTGGTGCAGGATGTCATCGTGGCCGAACACGACTGCGGTACGGTGGACGGCATCGAGCTGACCCACCTCAAGGACGGCGGCGATGTCAAAACGCCCCTGTCTGAACGCATCATCGGCCGCGTACTGCTCTATCCCGTGCATGATCCCGACGCTCCGGAAGAAATCCTCTTGCCCGAAAACACCATCATTTCGGAAAAAGAGGCCCAGATCATCAGCGACAAGGGCATTTCCTCGGTTACCGTGCGCTCGCCCCTCACCTGCCAGGCCGAACGCGGCATCTGCGCCTTGTGCTACGGGCGTGACCTTGGCCGCGGGCATCTGGTCAATACGGGCGAGACCGTGGGCATCATCGCGGCACAGTCCATCGGTGAGCCCGGCACGCAGCTGACCATGCGTACCTTCCACATCGGCGGTACGGCATCCAGCACCATTGAAAAGAACAAGTTTGAAGCCCTCAACGCGGGTCGCGTCATCCTGAACCGGGTCAAAGCCGTTACCAACAAGGACGGCGTGCACCTGGTGCTGGGCAAGAGCGGCCAGCTGACCATCGTGGACGCTCAGGGCCGCGAACGCGAAAAGTACATTCTGCCCAACGGCGCACGCCTGCTGGTGCACGATGGGCAGGAAGTGGTCAAGGGTACGGTCATGGCCGAATGGGACCCCTTCAACGAACCTTTTGTGTGCGAAGAAGAAGGTACCCTGCGCTTTACCGACATCATTGACGGCAAGACCGTGCAGGAAAAGGTGGACGACATCACCCGTCAGGCCAGCCTGACAATCATGGAATACCGCACCACCAACTTCCGCCCGGCCATCTCCATCTGCGATGACAACGGTAACGTGAAAAAGCGCAGCCACGGCGGCGCAGCGGCCATCTATAGCCTGCCCGTCGGCTCCATCATCATGGTCAAGGACGGCGAGCATATCCAGGCTGGCGACATCATCGCCCGTAAACCCCGCGAAACTGCAAAAACCAAGGACATCGTGGGCGGTCTGCCCCGCGTGGCCGAGCTTTTTGAGGTGCGCAAGCCCAAAGACATGGCCGTGGTTTCCGAAATATCGGGTACGGTCACCTATGCGGGCGAATCCAAGGGCAAACGCAAGCTGGTTGTCACGCCTGAAATCGGCGAAGCCAAGGAATACCTGGTTCCCAAGGGCAAACACATTACCGCCGCTGACGGCGACTTTGTGGAGGCCGGAGACCCGTTGACCGAAGGCTACCCCGAACTGCACGACATCCTGCGCACCAAGGGCGAAAAATACCTGGCCCGCTATCTGGTGGACGAAATTCAGGAAGTCTACCGCTTCCAGGGCGTGGGCATTGACGACAAGCACATTGAAGTCATCGTGCGCCAGATGCTTAAAAAAGTGACCATTCTGGATACCGGCGGCACCAGCTTCCTGGTGGGCGAACAGGTGGACAAGGGCGAATTCAAGCATGAAAACCAGAAGGCTATCGCCGAGGGCCGCCAGCCCGCCACGGCGGAACCTCTGGTGCTGGGCATCACCCAGGCTTCGCTTACCACGTCCTCCTTCATCTCGGCGGCTTCCTTCCAGGAAACTACCAAGGTTCTCACCGAAGCCTCCCTCAAGGGCAAGATGGACTACCTGCGCGGACTCAAGGAGAACGTCATCGTGGGCCGCCTCATTCCTGCTGGTACAGGCTACCGTGAATACGTCAACGGCGAGATCATGGTTCCCGACCAGAAGGAACGCCCCGACAAGTTCCTTGAGGAGCTTGAAGAAAACCCTATTCTGGTTGATCTGAACAGCTAG
- a CDS encoding sigma 54-interacting transcriptional regulator, which translates to MRFYRTLPGGSTLDVTSFFMNRSLVSRMLMLGLPLLTLVLLLIFLTTSSSIEHIINRAIARNAQLQAQAMSLALEHALAETRNQLLILAAGSMEPQDMVRRMEFRARADGLQYREVAYVGLTPESRYLLLNHEGHIINIPMQVALDSPASPFHNLGGDQRPGYVNVGQPMEAVYAMVPVDKSLQSVSLHVLRFFTAVHDKNGNFQGYLLLSLDMKDLRNIVSRYSSPDAPIAASGTDTRVRSLFFDRDGWMIFQSEVPDAALAGKSLGNDAVRAGFWGDYGRPGFSMAFRPSPDHINYWSMVAEVQGGHAGQLPMTESSTIWSNGQMRVERVSYVPVAFNPGSGGEPVVLGGLAVLDTSFTTTRTGMQIMGIYAVSFMGGMVLLALSLWWLARQMGKSLNVMAGELRNRNIRDNDEDLDLPQIPLEMERIKNSINALLKRLRQAKEERRSHEALQDAQWQREPASDLPHPEDLPASGLVGTSPAMQTLYDQVRKASQVLADVLVVGETGTGKELVSEAIHRLSARASGPFITINCGALDENLLMDTLFGHVKGAFTEARQPRKGAFLAAEGGTLMLDEIGNAAPKVQQALLRALSTRRIRPLGSDQEVPFDTRIIAATNASLPDEAREGSFREDLYYRLAVITIHTPPLRERKTDIPSLTVYFLTEAVKTRAKAAEMDAETQTESTESTAYGPTQSPAAHGARRTLRMPQVSRGALAKLTAHDWPGNVRELKNTLTRALTFCEGDILYAENIQLGPVASSAAPDKKIPARRERQDTYEGPLAESRELPETPQEQADQKTTEQAGTASQMAVTDAGRSPGQSAERQNRPEREGNNSSGPCAPSAPLPSTGPAQDASPTASGQASRDDPGRSNDAGGAHSVHPAGSAVSAEEAIQYQRPLANEAPDGMNFMQADMPRLNHRQTEMWPRIEQAGSISRQEYQQMVGENISMRTAQYDLQLFVQMGLVRKEGRGPAQRYVVVQGRPFSG; encoded by the coding sequence ATGCGCTTCTACAGAACGCTTCCCGGCGGAAGCACCCTCGATGTCACCTCCTTTTTTATGAATCGCAGCCTCGTCAGCCGCATGCTCATGCTGGGGCTTCCCCTGCTGACGCTCGTGCTGCTGCTTATCTTTTTGACAACAAGCAGCAGTATCGAGCACATCATAAACCGCGCAATAGCGCGCAACGCGCAACTTCAGGCGCAGGCCATGAGTCTGGCCCTGGAACATGCCCTGGCCGAAACGCGCAACCAGCTGCTTATTCTGGCCGCAGGCTCCATGGAACCGCAGGACATGGTCCGCAGAATGGAATTTCGCGCCAGAGCCGATGGCCTACAGTACCGCGAAGTGGCCTATGTGGGTCTGACCCCTGAAAGCCGCTACCTGCTGCTGAATCATGAAGGGCACATCATAAATATCCCCATGCAGGTAGCTCTCGACAGCCCCGCAAGCCCTTTTCATAACCTGGGGGGCGACCAGCGCCCCGGCTATGTCAATGTCGGGCAACCCATGGAAGCTGTGTACGCTATGGTTCCGGTCGATAAATCCCTGCAAAGCGTTTCGTTGCATGTACTGCGTTTTTTTACCGCCGTGCATGACAAGAACGGCAATTTCCAGGGCTATCTGCTGCTGTCGCTGGACATGAAAGACCTGAGAAACATCGTTTCGCGCTATTCTTCGCCGGATGCGCCCATCGCCGCATCCGGCACGGACACGCGCGTGCGCAGCCTGTTTTTCGACCGCGACGGCTGGATGATATTTCAGTCTGAAGTTCCCGACGCGGCCCTTGCGGGCAAAAGCCTTGGCAACGATGCGGTTCGGGCGGGCTTTTGGGGTGACTACGGGCGTCCCGGCTTCAGCATGGCCTTTCGCCCCAGCCCGGACCATATCAACTACTGGAGCATGGTAGCCGAGGTGCAGGGGGGCCATGCCGGACAACTGCCCATGACAGAAAGCAGCACCATATGGAGCAACGGCCAGATGCGCGTGGAACGGGTAAGCTATGTCCCCGTTGCTTTCAATCCCGGCTCCGGCGGCGAACCTGTAGTGCTGGGAGGACTGGCCGTTCTGGACACCAGCTTCACCACTACGCGCACCGGCATGCAGATTATGGGCATTTATGCGGTCAGCTTTATGGGCGGCATGGTTCTTCTGGCCCTGAGCCTGTGGTGGCTGGCGCGTCAAATGGGCAAATCACTCAATGTCATGGCCGGCGAACTGCGCAACCGCAATATCCGCGACAACGATGAAGACCTTGACCTGCCGCAGATTCCTCTGGAAATGGAACGCATCAAGAACAGCATCAACGCCCTGCTGAAGCGTTTGCGCCAGGCCAAGGAAGAACGCCGCAGCCATGAGGCTCTTCAGGACGCCCAATGGCAGCGCGAGCCGGCTTCTGACCTGCCGCATCCCGAAGACCTCCCCGCCAGTGGCCTTGTGGGCACATCGCCAGCTATGCAAACGCTGTATGATCAGGTGCGCAAGGCATCGCAGGTGCTGGCGGATGTTCTGGTGGTGGGCGAAACCGGCACCGGAAAAGAGCTTGTTTCAGAAGCCATACACCGCCTGAGCGCCCGTGCTTCAGGGCCGTTCATCACCATCAACTGCGGTGCACTGGACGAAAATCTGCTCATGGACACCCTGTTCGGCCACGTGAAGGGCGCCTTCACCGAAGCCAGGCAACCACGCAAGGGGGCATTTCTGGCAGCCGAAGGCGGCACACTCATGCTGGATGAAATAGGCAATGCCGCACCCAAGGTGCAACAGGCGCTGCTGCGGGCACTATCCACACGACGGATCCGCCCCCTGGGCAGCGACCAGGAAGTGCCCTTTGACACACGCATCATCGCCGCCACCAATGCGTCCCTTCCGGATGAGGCACGGGAAGGGTCCTTCCGCGAAGACCTCTATTATCGTCTGGCCGTCATAACCATTCACACACCGCCTCTGCGGGAAAGAAAAACAGACATTCCGTCCCTGACAGTCTACTTTCTGACCGAAGCGGTAAAAACGCGCGCCAAGGCGGCGGAAATGGACGCCGAAACACAGACGGAAAGTACGGAATCGACTGCTTACGGACCAACGCAGTCTCCCGCGGCACACGGCGCGCGCAGGACATTGCGCATGCCCCAGGTCAGCCGGGGCGCCCTGGCAAAACTGACGGCTCATGACTGGCCCGGCAATGTACGCGAGCTTAAAAACACGCTTACCCGCGCCCTGACTTTCTGCGAGGGGGATATCCTCTATGCCGAGAATATCCAGCTCGGTCCCGTAGCCTCTTCCGCTGCGCCGGATAAAAAAATACCGGCCCGGCGCGAAAGACAGGACACGTATGAAGGACCTTTGGCGGAATCCCGGGAACTGCCGGAAACACCACAGGAGCAGGCGGACCAAAAAACAACGGAACAGGCCGGTACAGCGAGTCAGATGGCTGTGACCGATGCGGGCCGCTCCCCCGGCCAGTCTGCGGAGCGGCAAAACCGTCCTGAACGTGAAGGAAACAATTCTTCAGGCCCCTGTGCGCCTTCCGCCCCTCTCCCTTCCACCGGTCCGGCGCAGGATGCCTCGCCTACTGCAAGCGGCCAGGCTTCGCGCGATGATCCGGGCAGATCAAACGACGCTGGCGGCGCGCACAGCGTGCACCCTGCCGGCTCTGCCGTTTCCGCAGAGGAGGCCATCCAATATCAGCGCCCACTGGCGAATGAAGCTCCGGACGGCATGAATTTCATGCAGGCAGACATGCCCCGCCTCAATCACCGTCAAACAGAAATGTGGCCACGCATTGAACAGGCGGGCAGCATCAGCCGCCAGGAATACCAGCAGATGGTTGGTGAAAACATTTCCATGCGCACGGCACAGTATGATTTACAGCTTTTTGTGCAGATGGGACTTGTACGTAAAGAAGGACGCGGCCCGGCGCAGCGCTATGTGGTTGTGCAGGGCAGGCCATTTTCCGGCTGA
- a CDS encoding sulfite exporter TauE/SafE family protein, with amino-acid sequence MDWLYILMPISGVYIFWPGLIILGFGVGIIGGFFGLGGAWMVTPGLNILGFPMAFAIGTDVAQMAGKSLISTMRHGKFGNVDYALGITMLIGTVIGVEIGAQMVMWLERIGSVDKVVRWLYVVLLISIAWLVFHDAAVRRRKEREAKAQHKELDAAAVGIDWASKLQAIRIPPVVHYKHANITCSAWLPITVSLFTGWLAGILGIGGGLIRMPALVYLVGCPTHLAVGTDLFEVAISGLYGTASYAYKGRVELLAALIMLCGAAVGAQIGVVATKYVKGYGIRFVFGLAVLGCLMSVVLKLLQAEFPAWGWLLGPLATVEVLGFVSAISIYIAVKMVQGAKAELAAKKMRAANS; translated from the coding sequence ATGGATTGGCTGTATATCTTGATGCCCATCTCCGGCGTGTACATTTTTTGGCCGGGGCTTATCATTCTTGGTTTCGGCGTGGGCATTATCGGCGGGTTCTTTGGCCTGGGCGGCGCGTGGATGGTAACCCCAGGTCTGAATATCCTGGGCTTTCCCATGGCGTTCGCCATCGGAACCGACGTGGCGCAAATGGCCGGTAAATCGCTTATCTCAACCATGCGGCACGGCAAGTTCGGCAACGTTGACTACGCCCTGGGTATCACCATGCTCATTGGTACGGTCATTGGCGTCGAAATTGGCGCGCAGATGGTCATGTGGCTTGAGCGGATCGGCTCGGTAGACAAGGTTGTGCGCTGGCTCTACGTGGTGCTGCTTATATCCATCGCATGGCTGGTGTTTCATGATGCCGCCGTGCGCCGCCGCAAGGAACGTGAAGCCAAGGCGCAACACAAGGAACTGGATGCCGCTGCCGTCGGCATTGACTGGGCTTCCAAGCTTCAGGCCATAAGGATACCTCCCGTTGTCCATTACAAGCATGCCAACATCACCTGTTCTGCGTGGCTGCCTATCACCGTCAGCCTCTTCACCGGCTGGCTGGCAGGCATCCTCGGTATCGGCGGCGGTCTCATCCGTATGCCCGCTCTTGTCTATCTTGTGGGCTGCCCCACCCATCTGGCAGTGGGTACGGACCTCTTTGAAGTTGCCATCTCCGGCCTGTATGGCACGGCGTCCTACGCGTACAAGGGCCGCGTGGAACTGCTGGCCGCGCTCATCATGCTGTGCGGCGCAGCCGTTGGCGCGCAGATAGGCGTGGTGGCCACCAAGTACGTCAAAGGCTATGGCATACGCTTTGTTTTCGGCCTGGCTGTTCTGGGCTGCCTCATGTCGGTCGTTCTCAAGCTTCTGCAGGCAGAATTCCCCGCCTGGGGCTGGCTGCTTGGCCCCCTTGCCACTGTTGAAGTTCTTGGTTTCGTAAGCGCCATCTCCATCTACATCGCGGTGAAGATGGTCCAGGGCGCCAAGGCGGAATTGGCCGCCAAAAAGATGCGGGCAGCGAACAGCTAG
- a CDS encoding DVU0150 family protein gives MKKMRTLMTWLAGCALMLAAMPGLALAAGGKAAAVVIVADTRKLDGILYWWAEMYNESHFFFAILTMLIIPIVGCILGWLADLVMSHIGIDLKHRELAEK, from the coding sequence ATGAAAAAGATGCGCACGCTTATGACCTGGCTGGCAGGCTGCGCGCTCATGCTGGCCGCCATGCCCGGTCTGGCTCTGGCTGCAGGGGGCAAGGCTGCGGCGGTGGTGATTGTGGCCGATACCCGCAAGCTGGACGGCATCCTGTACTGGTGGGCGGAAATGTACAATGAAAGCCATTTCTTTTTCGCCATCCTGACCATGCTCATCATTCCCATTGTGGGCTGCATTCTTGGCTGGCTGGCCGACCTCGTGATGTCGCACATCGGCATCGACCTCAAGCACCGCGAACTGGCCGAAAAGTAA
- a CDS encoding DUF4881 domain-containing protein, protein MKIRSLLLILVLGLSTFLTACNFEGGVEQGRCVAFNPEAKTLTIVVDVTHDQFNPHYSGGVHTFKLPTVAGEMGPLPEVGGRLMIDLEKNTVLVFDPESKTVREIPVQFVDVEKNIRPRHPKVAGKTFPVVDKEQQTVTVYSNRLSALITFKVPAGDIDLPPYVWAAGNEMRIAFRNSDKNQAIRIMNVTRTNIFSK, encoded by the coding sequence ATGAAGATTCGTAGTTTGCTGCTTATACTGGTGCTTGGGCTTTCCACTTTCCTCACTGCCTGCAACTTCGAGGGCGGGGTGGAACAGGGCCGCTGTGTGGCCTTCAATCCCGAAGCCAAAACACTGACCATCGTGGTTGACGTTACTCACGACCAGTTCAATCCGCATTACAGCGGCGGCGTGCATACATTCAAGCTGCCCACCGTTGCCGGCGAGATGGGACCTCTGCCTGAAGTAGGCGGACGCCTCATGATCGACCTTGAAAAGAATACAGTGCTCGTATTTGATCCCGAATCCAAGACCGTGCGCGAAATCCCCGTGCAGTTTGTGGATGTGGAAAAGAATATACGTCCCAGGCATCCCAAGGTTGCGGGCAAGACCTTCCCTGTTGTTGACAAGGAACAACAGACGGTCACCGTATACTCAAACCGCCTGAGCGCCCTGATCACCTTCAAGGTCCCGGCTGGTGATATAGACCTGCCCCCCTATGTGTGGGCTGCGGGTAACGAAATGCGCATTGCCTTCCGCAACTCGGACAAGAACCAGGCCATACGCATCATGAACGTGACCAGGACCAACATCTTCAGCAAGTAG